Proteins from a genomic interval of Kitasatospora kifunensis:
- a CDS encoding outer membrane protein assembly factor BamB family protein: protein MAQDFPPAADRGYPQDSSGPDPAGYDHQQGWYPNEQHQQQPYGMTQPYPGEQQPFPAEAYPAESYPAGPPYAGEQFTGEQFSGDPQPWQWPEAYQGIPEQQHQAPEEFGYQGDPTAYPSAPETPAYTDPFATQPGEAQAGTAEPGQDGAAQSAEPGDPQEPADPQDPADPDAPPAASRSRRGADATAPADGSLIGRLRGAGQGALATVLSTEGAPGHRTLLIRVAAGVAALGVLVTAGVVATSSSGSHHDTAAAPSTDPGFAVAHNKIWSAQPAAAPQPGTDDTLIGSWLLANAVVRADGSGVHAYDLATGKPTWNLDAPAAGATPCGLSPTVNSAGIGGVLFHTQADPKSPCSLLAAVDTKAGKTAWTKSLSDKNPYAAQVAVTDDKVIAVGDDKAIAWASADGKDAWQYGGQGKFCTLAGSASGATVLLHSSCVDSNPGDQVVALGTADGKTLWSKGLPSQPKTATVLSAEPAVMLTTGDQPTDDKVLSWGSNGDPGATISVSDPGGGRLDVTRGAFDALPGVFFKDHSLVTTLGGSASGSGGQTSAVAYDLTSGKQLWHTVVSEKGNVRAVGLDNGALVLAADERLDQPAHLSRFALTNGEESVGGGFPPATGSLLTSGRVLIGSDRVIAVPGHSASFGIATAYQAKG, encoded by the coding sequence ATGGCTCAGGACTTCCCCCCAGCCGCCGACCGGGGGTACCCCCAGGACAGCAGCGGGCCTGATCCCGCGGGCTATGACCACCAGCAGGGCTGGTACCCGAACGAGCAGCACCAGCAGCAGCCGTACGGGATGACGCAGCCGTACCCGGGGGAGCAGCAGCCCTTCCCCGCCGAGGCCTACCCGGCTGAGTCCTACCCCGCGGGGCCGCCTTATGCCGGCGAGCAGTTCACGGGCGAGCAGTTCTCCGGTGACCCGCAGCCCTGGCAGTGGCCGGAGGCGTACCAGGGCATCCCCGAGCAGCAGCACCAGGCGCCCGAGGAGTTCGGCTACCAGGGCGACCCCACGGCGTATCCGTCGGCGCCCGAGACACCGGCCTACACCGACCCGTTCGCCACCCAGCCCGGCGAGGCCCAGGCAGGCACGGCCGAGCCCGGCCAGGACGGTGCCGCGCAGTCCGCCGAGCCCGGTGACCCGCAGGAGCCTGCCGACCCGCAGGACCCCGCCGACCCCGACGCGCCCCCCGCGGCCTCCCGCTCCCGCCGCGGCGCCGACGCCACGGCCCCCGCCGACGGCTCACTGATCGGCCGCCTGCGCGGCGCCGGCCAGGGCGCGCTCGCCACGGTGCTCAGCACCGAGGGCGCCCCCGGCCACCGCACCCTGCTGATCCGCGTCGCCGCCGGCGTCGCCGCCCTCGGCGTCCTGGTGACCGCCGGCGTGGTCGCCACCAGCAGCAGCGGCTCGCACCACGACACCGCCGCCGCCCCCTCCACCGACCCGGGCTTCGCCGTCGCCCACAACAAGATCTGGTCCGCCCAGCCCGCCGCGGCGCCCCAGCCCGGCACCGACGACACCCTGATCGGCAGCTGGCTGCTCGCGAACGCCGTGGTCCGCGCGGACGGCAGCGGCGTGCACGCCTACGACCTGGCCACCGGCAAGCCCACGTGGAACCTGGACGCGCCCGCCGCCGGGGCCACCCCCTGCGGCCTGTCACCCACCGTCAACTCGGCGGGCATCGGCGGCGTGCTCTTCCATACCCAGGCCGACCCGAAGAGCCCCTGCTCGTTGCTGGCCGCCGTGGACACCAAGGCCGGCAAGACCGCCTGGACCAAGTCGCTCTCCGACAAGAACCCGTACGCGGCCCAGGTCGCCGTCACGGACGACAAGGTGATCGCGGTCGGCGACGACAAGGCGATCGCCTGGGCGTCCGCCGACGGCAAGGACGCCTGGCAGTACGGCGGTCAGGGCAAGTTCTGCACCCTCGCCGGCAGCGCCTCCGGCGCCACCGTGCTGCTGCACAGCAGCTGCGTCGACAGCAACCCAGGCGATCAGGTGGTCGCCCTGGGCACCGCCGACGGCAAGACGCTCTGGTCCAAGGGCCTGCCCAGCCAGCCCAAGACCGCCACCGTGCTCTCGGCCGAACCGGCCGTCATGCTGACCACCGGGGACCAGCCGACCGACGACAAGGTGCTCAGCTGGGGTTCGAACGGCGACCCGGGCGCCACCATCTCGGTCAGCGACCCCGGCGGCGGCCGGCTGGACGTGACCCGCGGCGCCTTCGACGCGCTGCCCGGCGTCTTCTTCAAGGACCACAGCCTGGTCACCACGCTGGGCGGCAGCGCCTCCGGCAGCGGCGGCCAGACCTCGGCCGTCGCCTACGACCTGACCAGCGGCAAGCAGCTCTGGCACACCGTGGTCAGCGAGAAGGGCAACGTGCGGGCCGTCGGCCTGGACAACGGCGCCCTGGTGCTGGCCGCCGACGAGCGTCTCGACCAGCCCGCCCACCTGAGCCGGTTCGCGCTGACGAACGGCGAGGAGAGCGTCGGTGGCGGCTTCCCGCCGGCCACCGGCTCGCTGCTCACCTCCGGGCGGGTGCTGATCGGCAGCGACCGGGTGATCGCCGTCCCCGGCCACTCGGCCAGCTTCGGCATCGCGACCGCCTACCAGGCCAAGGGCTGA
- a CDS encoding DNA-3-methyladenine glycosylase, giving the protein MPTDRRDERPTERQDECPDEGLAALPRAFFDRPSTEVAPDLLGRVLRCTLPDGNVDLRLTEVEAYQGPDDPASHAFRGRTARNAVMFGPPGHAYVYFTYGMHYCLNLVCGPALHPGGVLLRAGEVTGGVALARARRATSRRDHDLAQGPARLAQALGVDRAQDGEDVIEGPVFRLLPGTPPPAALLRSGPRTGVSTAADTPWRFWIEGEPSVSPYRAHTPRRRSLGKTA; this is encoded by the coding sequence GTGCCTACCGACCGCCGCGACGAGCGCCCCACCGAGCGCCAGGACGAATGCCCCGATGAGGGGCTCGCCGCCCTTCCGCGCGCCTTCTTCGACCGCCCCTCCACCGAGGTCGCCCCCGACCTGCTCGGACGCGTGCTGCGCTGCACCCTGCCCGACGGCAACGTCGACCTGCGCCTGACCGAGGTCGAGGCCTATCAGGGCCCGGACGACCCGGCCTCGCACGCGTTCCGCGGGCGCACCGCACGCAACGCCGTGATGTTCGGCCCGCCCGGACACGCCTACGTCTACTTCACCTACGGCATGCACTACTGCCTCAACCTGGTCTGCGGCCCCGCGCTGCACCCCGGCGGAGTGCTGCTGCGGGCAGGCGAGGTGACCGGGGGAGTGGCACTGGCCCGCGCCCGGCGCGCCACCAGCCGCCGCGACCACGACCTCGCCCAGGGCCCGGCCCGGTTGGCCCAAGCGCTGGGCGTCGATCGCGCCCAGGACGGCGAGGACGTGATCGAGGGCCCGGTCTTCCGCCTCCTGCCCGGGACCCCGCCGCCCGCCGCGCTGCTCCGCAGCGGCCCGCGCACCGGGGTCTCCACCGCCGCAGACACACCCTGGCGGTTCTGGATCGAGGGCGAGCCGTCCGTCAGTCCCTACCGCGCGCACACCCCGCGCCGCAGGTCGCTGGGTAAAACCGCGTAG
- a CDS encoding HNH endonuclease translates to MRNTLVLNASYEPMSTVSLQRAVVLVLQDKAVVEQAHPLRVMRAAGLSVPVPRVIRLRRYVRVPFRQRAPWSRRGVLVRDQHLCAYCGRRATTVDHVLPRSRGGADSWLNTVAACATDNQRKADRTPEQAGMVLLRRPFEPTPEASLLLALGLRAGEAGELAPWLPRPAPRGGAPVGAVALG, encoded by the coding sequence ATGCGCAACACGCTGGTGCTGAACGCGAGCTACGAACCGATGTCCACGGTGTCCCTGCAGCGTGCGGTCGTTCTGGTACTCCAGGACAAGGCCGTGGTCGAGCAGGCCCATCCACTGCGCGTGATGCGCGCCGCTGGACTCTCCGTACCGGTACCCAGGGTGATCAGACTGCGGCGGTACGTCAGAGTGCCGTTCCGACAACGGGCCCCGTGGTCGCGGCGGGGCGTGCTGGTGCGGGACCAGCACCTGTGCGCCTACTGCGGGCGCCGGGCGACCACGGTGGACCACGTGCTGCCGAGGTCGCGCGGCGGTGCGGACAGCTGGCTGAACACCGTGGCCGCGTGCGCCACGGACAACCAGCGCAAGGCCGACCGGACCCCGGAGCAGGCGGGGATGGTGCTGCTGCGGCGCCCGTTCGAACCGACACCGGAGGCCTCGCTGCTGCTGGCGCTGGGCCTGCGGGCGGGCGAGGCCGGGGAGTTGGCGCCTTGGCTGCCGCGCCCCGCCCCGCGCGGCGGGGCGCCGGTCGGCGCGGTCGCCCTCGGCTGA
- the tyrS gene encoding tyrosine--tRNA ligase → MTDIVDELRWRGLIALSTDEDALRKAFADGPVTFYCGFDPTAPSLHLGNLVQILTMRRIQQAGNLPLGLVGGATGLIGDPKPTAERVLNDPETVAGWVDRLRGQIEKFLDFEGPFAARMVNNLDWTSGLSAINLLRDIGKYFRVNNMIAKEAVARRLNSDAGISYTEFSYQILQGMDYLELNRRYGCTLQTGGSDQWGNLTAGTDLIRKADGKSAHALATPLIVKADGTKFGKTETGTIWLDPELTTPYAFYQFWLNTDDRDVSNFLRIFSFRSKEEIEELERETAERPAARLAQRALAEELTTMLHGAEQYERVVAASKALFGQGDLAELEPATLTSALAEVPKATVTELAPMADLLVAVGLAPSRSAARRTLKEGGAYLNNAKVADEEAVPTTDDLLHGRWLVLRRGKRNLAAIELTGA, encoded by the coding sequence GTGACGGACATCGTCGACGAGCTGCGGTGGCGTGGGCTGATCGCCTTGTCCACCGACGAGGACGCATTGCGCAAGGCGTTCGCGGACGGCCCGGTCACCTTCTATTGCGGATTCGACCCGACCGCGCCGAGCCTGCACCTCGGCAACCTGGTGCAGATCCTCACCATGCGCCGGATCCAGCAGGCCGGAAACCTGCCGCTGGGCCTGGTCGGCGGTGCGACGGGCCTGATCGGCGACCCCAAGCCGACCGCCGAGCGGGTGCTCAACGACCCCGAGACGGTGGCCGGCTGGGTGGACCGGCTGCGCGGCCAGATCGAGAAGTTCCTCGACTTCGAGGGCCCGTTCGCGGCCCGCATGGTCAACAACCTCGACTGGACCTCGGGCCTGTCCGCGATCAACCTGCTGCGCGACATCGGCAAGTACTTCCGGGTCAACAACATGATCGCCAAGGAGGCCGTCGCCCGGCGGCTCAACTCCGACGCCGGCATCAGCTACACCGAGTTCAGCTACCAGATCCTGCAGGGCATGGACTACCTGGAGCTGAACCGGCGCTACGGCTGCACCCTGCAGACCGGCGGCAGCGACCAGTGGGGCAACCTGACGGCCGGTACCGACCTGATCCGCAAGGCCGACGGCAAGTCCGCGCACGCGCTGGCCACCCCGCTGATCGTCAAGGCGGACGGCACCAAGTTCGGCAAGACGGAGACCGGCACGATCTGGCTCGACCCCGAGCTGACCACGCCGTACGCCTTCTACCAGTTCTGGCTCAACACGGACGACCGCGACGTCTCCAACTTCCTGCGGATCTTCAGCTTCCGCTCGAAGGAGGAGATCGAGGAGCTGGAGCGGGAGACCGCCGAGCGCCCCGCCGCCCGGTTGGCCCAGCGCGCGCTGGCCGAGGAGCTGACCACCATGCTCCACGGCGCCGAGCAGTACGAGCGGGTGGTGGCGGCGTCCAAGGCACTGTTCGGCCAGGGCGACCTCGCCGAGCTGGAGCCCGCGACGCTGACCTCCGCGCTGGCCGAGGTCCCCAAGGCCACCGTCACGGAGCTGGCCCCGATGGCCGACCTGCTGGTCGCCGTGGGTCTGGCCCCCAGCCGCTCGGCCGCCCGCCGGACGCTGAAGGAGGGCGGTGCCTACCTCAACAACGCGAAGGTCGCCGACGAGGAGGCCGTGCCGACCACGGATGACCTGCTGCACGGCCGTTGGCTGGTGCTGCGCCGCGGAAAGCGGAACCTCGCAGCGATCGAGCTGACGGGTGCATGA
- a CDS encoding 4a-hydroxytetrahydrobiopterin dehydratase produces the protein MSSSTLLTEDEITAGLAKLPGWRRQGEAITRTVEAADFPAAIRVVVAVAEAAEAMNHHPDIDIRWRTLTFVLATHSAGGVTDLDLQLAARIDQAFNQQS, from the coding sequence ATGAGCAGCAGCACCCTCCTGACCGAGGACGAGATCACCGCCGGCCTGGCCAAGCTGCCGGGTTGGCGTCGGCAGGGCGAGGCGATCACCCGCACCGTCGAAGCCGCCGACTTCCCGGCCGCGATCCGGGTGGTGGTGGCGGTCGCCGAGGCCGCCGAGGCGATGAACCACCACCCGGACATCGACATCCGCTGGCGCACCCTCACCTTCGTCCTCGCCACCCACAGCGCGGGCGGGGTGACCGACCTGGACCTCCAACTGGCGGCCAGGATCGACCAGGCGTTCAACCAGCAGAGCTGA